From Caloenas nicobarica isolate bCalNic1 chromosome 18, bCalNic1.hap1, whole genome shotgun sequence, a single genomic window includes:
- the HEXD gene encoding hexosaminidase D isoform X2 — translation MPEHHGGGGRPKQSMRTGGAAASPECAGESNRGRSGGMAAGGQAGGPRPRLVHLDMKGAPPRAAYLAEVLPLLRALGGSGLLLEYEDTFPYAGPLEPLRAPHAYSPAELRAVLGQARALGLELVPLVQTFGHMEFVLKHKDFAHLREVKVFPNALNPHKEESRALVKAMIDQVMALHEDVKWFHIGCDEVYYLGEGEESKQWLQQQGNTPEKLCLSHIKAVASCVASSYPAVTPIVWDDMLRGMSEETLAVQLIEKYRRCGFSKVWFASAFKGATGVNQSLTLIGHHLKNHLQWLKVASDSPADVLEGIALTGWQRYDHFSVLCELLPVAIPSLAVCLQALENGGYSEKIKENVEKLLGMSNLETETFMSTALGTFPGSNILTLVTQVSFYLKSSVDELLERNRYVTGWFSPYHRKRKIIHPIIIHHFQPDAASLLSKWNAVVQDLRAAMEQAFHQCTVEEWMEENVHPSLQKLQQVVDDLDEAIKAQN, via the exons ATGCCGGAGCATCACGGGGGAGGCGGCAGGCCCAAGCAATCGATGCGGACCGGCGGTGCCGCGGCCAGCCCCGAGTGCGCAGGCGAGAGCAATCGAGGCCGGAGCGGCGGCatggcggcgggcgggcaggcgggCGGGCCGCGGCCGCGGCTGGTGCACCTGGACATGAAgggcgccccgccccgcgccgcgtACCTGGCGGAG GTGCTGCCGCTGCTCCGCGCCCTGGGCGGCtcggggctgctgctggagtaCGAGGACACGTTTCCCTACGCGGGGCCGCTGGAGCCGCTGCGGGCCCCGCACGCCTACAG ccccgcggagCTGCGGGCGGTGCTGGGCCAGGCCCgggcgctggggctggagctggtgcCGCTGGTCCAGACCTTCGGGCACATGGAG TTTGTGCTGAAGCACAAAGACTTCGCCCATCTCCGGGAGGTGAAGGTGTTTCCCAACGCCCTCAACCCGCACAAGGAGGAGTCGCGGGCACTGGTCAAAGCCATGATCGACCAGGTCATGGCGCTGCACGAAGACGTAAAGTGGTTTCACATCGGATGTGATGAG GTGTACTACCTCGGCGAAGGAGAGGAATCAAAGCAGTGGCTGCAGCAACAAGGCAACACTCCGGAGAAGCTGTGCTTATCCCACATAAAAGCTGTAGCAAGTTGTGTGGCCTCGTCGTACCCCGCCGTGACGCCCATCGTGTGGGACGACATGCTCAGAGGGATGAGCGAGGAAACGCTGGCAG TGCAACTCATAGAGAAGTATCGTAGATGCGGCTTCTCCAAGGTGTGGTTTGCCAGTGCCTTTAAAGGAGCTACGGGAGTGAATCAGTCTCTGACGCTCATCGGGCACCACTTAAAAAACCATCTTCAGTGGCTGAAAGTGGCAAGCGATAGCCCCGCCGATGTCCTCGAAGGTATCGCCCTGACCGGCTGGCAAAG GTACGATCACTTCTCTGTTTTGTGTGAGCTGCTCCCTGTGGCCATTCCGTCACTGGCTGTGTGTCTGCAGGCACTAGAGAACG GTGGCTATTCtgaaaagattaaagaaaatgtggaaaagcTCCTGGGAATGTCCAACCTGGAAACCGAAACTTTCATGAG CACCGCTCTGGGGACCTTTCCTGGGAGCAACATCCTCACGCTCGTGACGCAAGTGAGTTTCTACCTCAAGTCATCAGTGGATGAACTTCTTGAAAGGAACAG ATACGTCACAGGCTGGTTCAGCCCctaccacagaaaaaggaagattattCATCCTATAATAATACATCACTTCCAGCCAGATGCAGCAAG CCTGCTCTCCAAGTGGAACGCTGTGGTGCAGGACCTCCGAGCAGCCATGGAGCAAGCTTTCCACCAGTGCACTGTAGAGGAATGGATGGAGGAGAACGTCCACCCCAGCCTACAGAAGCTGCAGCAAGTGGTGGATGATTTAGATGAAGcaataaaagcacaaaattaG
- the HEXD gene encoding hexosaminidase D isoform X1, producing the protein MPEHHGGGGRPKQSMRTGGAAASPECAGESNRGRSGGMAAGGQAGGPRPRLVHLDMKGAPPRAAYLAEVLPLLRALGGSGLLLEYEDTFPYAGPLEPLRAPHAYSPAELRAVLGQARALGLELVPLVQTFGHMEFVLKHKDFAHLREVKVFPNALNPHKEESRALVKAMIDQVMALHEDVKWFHIGCDEVYYLGEGEESKQWLQQQGNTPEKLCLSHIKAVASCVASSYPAVTPIVWDDMLRGMSEETLAESGVPQLVQPMIWDYAADLDVEGKVQLIEKYRRCGFSKVWFASAFKGATGVNQSLTLIGHHLKNHLQWLKVASDSPADVLEGIALTGWQRYDHFSVLCELLPVAIPSLAVCLQALENGGYSEKIKENVEKLLGMSNLETETFMSTALGTFPGSNILTLVTQVSFYLKSSVDELLERNRYVTGWFSPYHRKRKIIHPIIIHHFQPDAASLLSKWNAVVQDLRAAMEQAFHQCTVEEWMEENVHPSLQKLQQVVDDLDEAIKAQN; encoded by the exons ATGCCGGAGCATCACGGGGGAGGCGGCAGGCCCAAGCAATCGATGCGGACCGGCGGTGCCGCGGCCAGCCCCGAGTGCGCAGGCGAGAGCAATCGAGGCCGGAGCGGCGGCatggcggcgggcgggcaggcgggCGGGCCGCGGCCGCGGCTGGTGCACCTGGACATGAAgggcgccccgccccgcgccgcgtACCTGGCGGAG GTGCTGCCGCTGCTCCGCGCCCTGGGCGGCtcggggctgctgctggagtaCGAGGACACGTTTCCCTACGCGGGGCCGCTGGAGCCGCTGCGGGCCCCGCACGCCTACAG ccccgcggagCTGCGGGCGGTGCTGGGCCAGGCCCgggcgctggggctggagctggtgcCGCTGGTCCAGACCTTCGGGCACATGGAG TTTGTGCTGAAGCACAAAGACTTCGCCCATCTCCGGGAGGTGAAGGTGTTTCCCAACGCCCTCAACCCGCACAAGGAGGAGTCGCGGGCACTGGTCAAAGCCATGATCGACCAGGTCATGGCGCTGCACGAAGACGTAAAGTGGTTTCACATCGGATGTGATGAG GTGTACTACCTCGGCGAAGGAGAGGAATCAAAGCAGTGGCTGCAGCAACAAGGCAACACTCCGGAGAAGCTGTGCTTATCCCACATAAAAGCTGTAGCAAGTTGTGTGGCCTCGTCGTACCCCGCCGTGACGCCCATCGTGTGGGACGACATGCTCAGAGGGATGAGCGAGGAAACGCTGGCAG AGTCTGGGGTCCCACAGCTTGTGCAGCCCATGATCTGGGACTATGCAGCAGACCTGGACGTGGAGGGCAAAG TGCAACTCATAGAGAAGTATCGTAGATGCGGCTTCTCCAAGGTGTGGTTTGCCAGTGCCTTTAAAGGAGCTACGGGAGTGAATCAGTCTCTGACGCTCATCGGGCACCACTTAAAAAACCATCTTCAGTGGCTGAAAGTGGCAAGCGATAGCCCCGCCGATGTCCTCGAAGGTATCGCCCTGACCGGCTGGCAAAG GTACGATCACTTCTCTGTTTTGTGTGAGCTGCTCCCTGTGGCCATTCCGTCACTGGCTGTGTGTCTGCAGGCACTAGAGAACG GTGGCTATTCtgaaaagattaaagaaaatgtggaaaagcTCCTGGGAATGTCCAACCTGGAAACCGAAACTTTCATGAG CACCGCTCTGGGGACCTTTCCTGGGAGCAACATCCTCACGCTCGTGACGCAAGTGAGTTTCTACCTCAAGTCATCAGTGGATGAACTTCTTGAAAGGAACAG ATACGTCACAGGCTGGTTCAGCCCctaccacagaaaaaggaagattattCATCCTATAATAATACATCACTTCCAGCCAGATGCAGCAAG CCTGCTCTCCAAGTGGAACGCTGTGGTGCAGGACCTCCGAGCAGCCATGGAGCAAGCTTTCCACCAGTGCACTGTAGAGGAATGGATGGAGGAGAACGTCCACCCCAGCCTACAGAAGCTGCAGCAAGTGGTGGATGATTTAGATGAAGcaataaaagcacaaaattaG